Below is a genomic region from Candidatus Zixiibacteriota bacterium.
GGTGTCGATTTTCAACTGGCCCCAGTGGAAACCGAGACCGAGATAGGTGGCGTTATTAACATAGCCGTAACGGTATTCATTGGTGTAAGTCGCCGGATCTCCACCGGTCGGGTAGGTGTATTTATCCTTTTCATGTTCCCAGTAGGAGGTGCCGCCCATCCGAATATCCATCCAGTTGAAAACCTTGGCTTCCATACCGACTTTGAAATACGGCAGGGTAAACCAGGAATATTCATACTCGTAATCGATCCATTCTTCATCGCCATCATCCCAGTATGAATATTCTTCTTTTTCCTTGTAGTACATAAACCCGAAATCGGCAATCGCCAGAACACCCTCGGCCGGGGTGTAATTCACACCCATACCGGCATCAAGTATGAACCTGCTATACTTATCCTTATCGGTTACATCACCTTCTTCACCTTCCACATCCCAATTATCGTATTCCTTGTTGGCCACTTTGCCGAATTCCAGACCGCCATGCGGTACGAGAGTGAATTTCTGATTCATCTCATGAAACATACGGCCGCTCAAATCCAACAACATACAGCCGTCCGGTTCCGTTATGTCGTAACCGTTGTCGCCTTTATCGGTCCAAGAAAGTAGAGTCAGTTCGGCCGCGAGGTCGAGTTTGTTTTCCATCGCGGTTAAACCGAATCCGAACCCATAACCCTTGGTCGAGTATTCGGTTTCATTAATCACTTCCCCGGTGCCATCTTCCTGCTCGGTTTCATAAGAACCACTCAGATAGCCGAAATGCATACCGGCCTTCATATCGGAAAAATGCGTTCCGACAAACAGGTCGATCCGGTGATTGGGTATTTCATCATAATACTCGCTGGTTAGGAAGTACGGGAAATCCTGATTAGGCTGGACGGTGGTGAAATAGGCACCGATAACGAACGGAGTCTCATCGCTCAAGTTATAATGGACGCCGATATCAGTGAACTCATCCCAATAATAGTAATAGCCGCCGGTATTATAGGAAAACTCGCCGACCGCCATATCGGGATAATCCACTATCCGTGACGGGAATTGCCAGATATTGTTGTCATCATGGATGATGGTGTTGGCCTCACCCATTGTCAGAGTTCTGGTCATGGTGGCCATAGCGGCCGAGGAAACCAGAAGACAGACTGCCATTGCAAAAATTAACGCTCTTTTCATGCTTTCTCCTTTGTTGTATAACCCAACATTCCATATTCGGTTTTATTACCTTCACAGGTAAAAAGAAATTCCAGCTATCCACCTCCTTTCAGAGATTCAGGTTTGTCCCATCTATTTAAAAAATTTGTATCCTTCCCGGAAACGTGAGCCAATTAAACAACAAATGATTAAAAAGGTCAACAAAAAAAATAAATCTTCGCAGAAACATAAAAAAAAATAATAATTTTAAAGGATCAGGATTTTGGAAGAAAAACGGCCAACAATAAAAAAACCGGCCGGATATATACCCGGCCGGTTCGATTCATACCTTAAATCAAACGGACTATTTTCTGGTACCCCAGTTGGTCCGTCGGGATGATGCACGACGAGTGCGTCTTTTCCTGGTCGGCATGGCCATCATAGTCTGCGTGGATTTTCTTGAGGCCCTTTTAACCGAACGCTTGGGAGTCGACTTCTTGGCGACTGCTTTGCGCGTGGATTTCTTCCAGGTCGCCGGCTTGCGAGCCGTGGTTTTCTTGGAAACCGCCTTGCGGACCGGCTTGCGCGACGTCGCCTTCTTGACTGATGCCTTCTTCACCATTCTTTTGCGGGAAACGGTTTTGCGAGACACAGCCTTGCGGGCAGTACTTTTCCTGGTTGAGGTTTTCCTTGTGGTACTCCTCTTGGGTGAAGCCTTCCGTGCGGAACTTTTCTTCGGCGCGGCTTTCCGTACGGCCGTCTTACGCGCCTTGGTCGTCCGCTTGGTGACCTTTTTTCTTTGGGTCGGCATCTCTTTTTTCCTCCCTTAACAGAAGTATGCGTTTACAAACCAGTTTGTAAGGTTTGATTAATCTGTTTTTTTATCGACAAAACTTCCGTTTTATTTAACCACATCAGTCATAAATCCTTAATAATTCACGGGTTGAGAAGGCCTATTGTTCTTTTTTCCACATACCCGATATAATGCCATCCGACGCATCCAACCCCATCCTAAAATCACCGCAAATGTGAAATCGCCTTCATATAATCTGCCCGATGTTATAAATCCTGCTTTTCCCTGCAACCGAATCCCAAGTGACTCCGAAATCTATCCGACTATTCCC
It encodes:
- a CDS encoding histone H1-like repetitive region-containing protein, with amino-acid sequence MPTQRKKVTKRTTKARKTAVRKAAPKKSSARKASPKRSTTRKTSTRKSTARKAVSRKTVSRKRMVKKASVKKATSRKPVRKAVSKKTTARKPATWKKSTRKAVAKKSTPKRSVKRASRKSTQTMMAMPTRKRRTRRASSRRTNWGTRK